A single region of the Phaenicophaeus curvirostris isolate KB17595 chromosome 4, BPBGC_Pcur_1.0, whole genome shotgun sequence genome encodes:
- the TMEM192 gene encoding transmembrane protein 192 isoform X1, producing the protein MALAAGRRRQQQDLDNGSLEITQSLEDDPLLDAPLISSHTLHSQLRPKFRAIPAVLLANFLLLIHVAFVVLAFLAAMFCSYPNPNQDKCPGNYTHPLKVQTVIIIAKVILWILHVCFERYVQHHHSKVRSRGYFSIYRSTRHLKRLPLLIHSTGNAALLLILSVQHSFPDHSKVYLYLILGVLGLELISSLTCLVIYTVKISNFNRGKPRPDIIEEEKLYAYPSHITSEIGFRENSSLEEIVEKQGDVIEYLQRHNALLSKRLLALTSQQVKT; encoded by the exons ATGGCGCTGGcggcggggaggcggcggcaACAGCAGGATCTGGACAAC GGTTCCTTGGAAATAACACAGAGTTTGGAAGATGATCCTCTACTGGATGCACCACTTATTTCATCTCATACATTGCACTCCCAACTGAGGCCAAAATTTCGTGCTATCCCAGCAGTGCTCCTTGCCAATTTTCTGTTGCTGATACAT GTTGCTTTTGTTGTTCTAGCATTTTTAGCAGCTATGTTTTGTTCTTACCCTAATCCAAATCAAGATAAGTGCCCTGGAAACTATACTCACCCACTCAAAGTGCAGACTGTCATAATCATTGCAAAAGTAATTCTGTGGATTCTGCATGTTTGTTTTGAACGATACGTCCAGCATCACCATAGTAAAGTCAGAAGCAGAGGTTACTTCTCAATATACCGATCAACAAGACATCTAAAAAGACTTCCACTGCTGATACACTCCACAG GTAATGCAGCCCTGCTTTTGATCCTGTCAGTGCAGCATTCCTTTCCTGATCACAGTAAAGTGTACCTGTATCTTATCCTTGGAGTCCTGGGCCTGGAGCTGATTAGCTCCCTGACATGCTTAGTGATTTACACAG TGAAAATAAGCAACTTCAATCGTGGGAAGCCAAGACCTGACAtaattgaagaagaaaaattgtatGCCTACCCTAGTCACATTACTTCAGAGATTGGGTTCAG GGAAAATTCAAGTCTAGAAGAGATAGTTGAGAAGCAAGGAGATGTCATAGAATATCTTCAGCGACACAACGCACTGCTCAGCAAGAGACTATTGGCACTAACATCTCAGCAAGTCAAAACTTAA
- the TMEM192 gene encoding transmembrane protein 192 isoform X2 codes for MVFYGWGSLEITQSLEDDPLLDAPLISSHTLHSQLRPKFRAIPAVLLANFLLLIHVAFVVLAFLAAMFCSYPNPNQDKCPGNYTHPLKVQTVIIIAKVILWILHVCFERYVQHHHSKVRSRGYFSIYRSTRHLKRLPLLIHSTGNAALLLILSVQHSFPDHSKVYLYLILGVLGLELISSLTCLVIYTVKISNFNRGKPRPDIIEEEKLYAYPSHITSEIGFRENSSLEEIVEKQGDVIEYLQRHNALLSKRLLALTSQQVKT; via the exons ATGGTCTTCTATGGCTGG GGTTCCTTGGAAATAACACAGAGTTTGGAAGATGATCCTCTACTGGATGCACCACTTATTTCATCTCATACATTGCACTCCCAACTGAGGCCAAAATTTCGTGCTATCCCAGCAGTGCTCCTTGCCAATTTTCTGTTGCTGATACAT GTTGCTTTTGTTGTTCTAGCATTTTTAGCAGCTATGTTTTGTTCTTACCCTAATCCAAATCAAGATAAGTGCCCTGGAAACTATACTCACCCACTCAAAGTGCAGACTGTCATAATCATTGCAAAAGTAATTCTGTGGATTCTGCATGTTTGTTTTGAACGATACGTCCAGCATCACCATAGTAAAGTCAGAAGCAGAGGTTACTTCTCAATATACCGATCAACAAGACATCTAAAAAGACTTCCACTGCTGATACACTCCACAG GTAATGCAGCCCTGCTTTTGATCCTGTCAGTGCAGCATTCCTTTCCTGATCACAGTAAAGTGTACCTGTATCTTATCCTTGGAGTCCTGGGCCTGGAGCTGATTAGCTCCCTGACATGCTTAGTGATTTACACAG TGAAAATAAGCAACTTCAATCGTGGGAAGCCAAGACCTGACAtaattgaagaagaaaaattgtatGCCTACCCTAGTCACATTACTTCAGAGATTGGGTTCAG GGAAAATTCAAGTCTAGAAGAGATAGTTGAGAAGCAAGGAGATGTCATAGAATATCTTCAGCGACACAACGCACTGCTCAGCAAGAGACTATTGGCACTAACATCTCAGCAAGTCAAAACTTAA